One window from the genome of Pararhizobium gei encodes:
- a CDS encoding response regulator, whose translation MNDVASLDANIQKSVIEAATDALGLALLVCDKNDEIIYASRPILQFYPIPAQFIRPGTRLRDFLGAIFDSGVRSGTAPETSRRHANRDDWISEHISHHWRERFDIVERIGRQRFISVRKRRLTNGLGIVSITDISEQKKRDEQIQQDLERVELTEGILDGLPNAICVKDRNLNYVAVNKAFCAIHGMSAETILGRSVWDLVESDLAERLERSDRATLETGEIHTLPEQIVKADGEDLWVVTCKFRIGDPGKYLLVTCMNDVTDLVAGFEDTEELAPALSAMAIKDYDVFQPAQNCYDPFRAIDMQHLVEPGAIVEPQSSIKYRVLVMTAAPIFEQKLVSQLRRWGLDACAVHDRVELAAFLRACAEHGIRIATFLIDGSMPGAQDVLACWTASPSMAVPKDWKAAEWRPVVLSLCQQPGHEIDDGPAAWDIIVPDVETDDIPVPAVEVIVAEDNEINQFVFAQILEGLGISYRIAVNGEEAVRLWREHRPNLVLMDVSMPVMNGFDAARAIRAAEKSLPRQTPIIAVTAQALDIDIEQSRAAGMNEHITKPISPDMIEAVYRKFVPLKAQRKTG comes from the coding sequence ATGAACGATGTAGCGTCTCTCGACGCGAACATCCAGAAATCGGTGATCGAGGCGGCGACGGACGCTCTCGGATTGGCTCTTCTTGTCTGTGACAAGAACGACGAGATCATTTATGCGAGCCGGCCGATCCTGCAGTTCTATCCAATTCCCGCACAGTTCATCCGACCCGGCACACGGCTGAGGGACTTTCTTGGCGCCATTTTCGATTCGGGTGTACGCAGCGGCACAGCGCCGGAGACCAGTCGCCGCCATGCCAACCGGGACGACTGGATCTCGGAACATATCTCCCATCATTGGCGCGAGCGTTTCGACATCGTGGAGCGCATCGGCCGCCAGCGCTTCATCAGCGTGCGCAAGCGGCGTCTGACCAATGGTCTCGGCATCGTTTCCATTACCGATATTTCGGAGCAGAAAAAGCGGGACGAGCAGATCCAGCAGGATCTCGAACGCGTCGAACTGACCGAAGGCATCCTTGACGGTCTTCCCAACGCAATCTGCGTCAAGGACCGCAACCTCAACTATGTCGCCGTGAACAAGGCATTTTGCGCGATCCACGGCATGTCGGCAGAGACGATTCTCGGGCGTTCCGTATGGGATCTTGTCGAATCGGACCTGGCGGAGCGGCTGGAACGGTCAGACAGGGCGACGCTCGAAACGGGGGAAATTCATACGCTGCCGGAGCAGATCGTCAAGGCTGACGGCGAGGACCTTTGGGTCGTGACCTGCAAGTTCCGCATTGGCGACCCCGGCAAATATCTGCTCGTCACCTGCATGAACGACGTGACCGATCTGGTCGCCGGGTTCGAAGACACGGAAGAACTGGCGCCGGCTTTGTCTGCCATGGCGATCAAGGATTACGATGTCTTCCAGCCGGCGCAAAATTGTTATGACCCCTTCCGGGCCATCGACATGCAGCACCTCGTCGAGCCCGGCGCGATCGTCGAACCGCAGTCTTCGATAAAATACCGGGTGCTTGTCATGACGGCAGCGCCGATTTTCGAGCAGAAGCTGGTGTCCCAACTGCGCCGATGGGGGCTCGACGCATGCGCGGTCCATGACAGGGTGGAACTCGCCGCATTTCTCAGAGCCTGTGCCGAACATGGAATCAGGATCGCGACTTTCCTCATCGATGGCAGCATGCCCGGAGCGCAGGATGTTCTGGCCTGCTGGACGGCATCGCCGTCGATGGCAGTTCCGAAAGACTGGAAGGCGGCCGAGTGGCGTCCTGTCGTCCTGTCGCTTTGTCAGCAGCCCGGACATGAAATCGATGACGGTCCAGCGGCCTGGGACATTATCGTGCCCGACGTGGAGACCGATGACATCCCCGTACCCGCTGTCGAGGTCATTGTCGCCGAAGACAACGAGATCAACCAGTTTGTCTTCGCCCAGATCCTCGAAGGCCTCGGGATCAGTTACCGGATCGCGGTGAATGGCGAGGAGGCCGTCCGGCTTTGGCGCGAGCATCGGCCGAACCTTGTGCTGATGGATGTCTCCATGCCTGTTATGAACGGGTTCGATGCAGCACGGGCCATAAGGGCGGCGGAAAAGTCGTTGCCGCGCCAGACCCCTATTATAGCGGTTACCGCACAGGCGCTGGATATCGACATCGAACAGAGCAGGGCTGCGGGCATGAACGAGCATATAACCAAGCCGATCAGTCCGGACATGATCGAAGCGGTTTACCGGAAGTTCGTTCCCTTGAAGGCGCAGCGAAAGACCGGTTGA
- a CDS encoding putative bifunctional diguanylate cyclase/phosphodiesterase, translating into MNSAEQSSQRVSEIDLHAMAYTDPLTGLGNSYRLRDKVREIADARASDPAPFTIGLANLDGFKPINDLFGPDAGDKILCQVANRLLACVPDGATVIRAGGDEFGFVLPLVFERKAAEKVGAMLREVLSAPFDLGGRNVRLSASFGFAIYPFAGDEFEDLLKSADTALYRSKRRGRGQITVYSREIAQEMKRATQLEQALRNAIIGDEVDVHFQPIVSLRNDTVVGFEALARWCDPDLGYVSPSIFVPLAEERGFIDALSETLLRKAAKTALTWPKELFLSFNLSSAQLMDPSTSSNILSIIDRAGLDPRRLELEITETAVMADADVAQKIIGELRSHGVRISLDDFGTGQSSLGRLRDFTFDKVKIDRAFVSRISSDRSSEHIVKAIIAMCDGLDLEVVAEGIEEFSESLKLKELGCGMGQGYFYGKPADAVATLRYLADKYREPPPALSVAI; encoded by the coding sequence ATGAATTCTGCTGAACAATCGTCTCAACGCGTGAGTGAGATCGATCTTCATGCAATGGCCTATACCGACCCCTTGACCGGGCTCGGCAATTCATACCGGCTGCGCGATAAAGTGCGGGAGATCGCCGATGCCCGCGCCAGTGACCCGGCACCTTTTACCATCGGCCTTGCCAATCTCGACGGGTTCAAGCCGATCAACGATCTTTTCGGCCCCGATGCCGGCGACAAGATCCTGTGCCAGGTCGCCAACCGGCTGCTTGCCTGCGTTCCCGATGGTGCGACCGTCATCCGCGCCGGCGGCGACGAATTCGGCTTCGTGCTGCCGTTGGTGTTCGAGCGCAAGGCCGCCGAAAAAGTCGGTGCGATGCTGAGGGAGGTGCTTTCGGCGCCTTTCGATCTCGGTGGCCGCAACGTCCGCCTCTCGGCTTCCTTCGGTTTTGCCATCTATCCCTTTGCCGGCGATGAGTTCGAGGATCTTCTAAAGAGCGCAGACACCGCCCTTTATCGCTCCAAGCGCCGCGGCCGGGGCCAGATCACCGTCTATTCACGGGAAATCGCCCAGGAAATGAAGCGCGCGACGCAACTGGAGCAGGCGCTGCGCAATGCCATCATCGGCGACGAGGTGGACGTTCATTTTCAGCCCATCGTCAGCCTGAGAAACGACACGGTCGTCGGCTTCGAGGCGCTGGCGCGCTGGTGCGATCCCGATCTGGGCTACGTCTCTCCCTCAATTTTCGTACCGCTCGCGGAGGAGCGCGGCTTTATCGACGCGCTCTCCGAAACGCTCCTGCGCAAGGCCGCGAAAACCGCGCTGACCTGGCCGAAGGAACTCTTCCTGTCATTCAACCTGTCCTCGGCACAGCTGATGGATCCTTCGACCAGTTCCAACATTTTGTCGATCATCGATCGCGCCGGCCTCGATCCGCGCCGGCTTGAGCTGGAAATCACCGAGACGGCCGTCATGGCGGATGCTGACGTCGCCCAGAAGATCATCGGCGAGTTGCGTTCGCATGGCGTGCGGATTTCCCTTGATGACTTCGGTACCGGCCAGTCCAGCCTTGGGCGGCTTCGCGATTTTACCTTCGACAAGGTCAAGATCGACCGCGCCTTCGTCTCCCGTATTTCATCCGACCGGTCGTCGGAGCATATCGTCAAGGCGATCATCGCCATGTGCGACGGTCTCGATCTCGAAGTGGTTGCCGAGGGCATCGAGGAATTCTCCGAATCCCTCAAGCTCAAGGAACTGGGCTGCGGCATGGGGCAGGGCTATTTTTACGGCAAGCCGGCTGATGCCGTTGCAACCCTGCGCTATCTTGCAGACAAATACCGCGAGCCGCCGCCCGCCCTATCGGTCGCCATCTAG
- a CDS encoding LysR substrate-binding domain-containing protein codes for MDTLRRLLPSASSLIVFEAAGRHQNFTRAAGELGMTQAAVSYAIRALEEQLGVLLFNRVHRAVELTEAGEKFHADVSLGLSRIRRSAEDIRAKRREGNVTLAASTAFASMWMLPRLTRLREDLPEIDLRIQTSVRDLDLEDEPIPLGVRGGGDPAHWPRYHTALLAPEVISAVASAAYVEANGLPQTPGDLLRHPLIHLEEPVRRAYSWQEWFASAGLAYPARSRRLTLNDYVLVIQAVLAGEGIALGWNHLIEQQVRSGALVPVGNHVLKTDLAFYVVWPRSRELNQQARRVRDWLLAQGSALDGDR; via the coding sequence ATGGATACCCTGCGCCGCCTCCTCCCTTCCGCCTCCAGTCTGATCGTCTTCGAGGCGGCGGGGCGGCATCAGAATTTCACCCGCGCGGCGGGCGAACTAGGGATGACCCAGGCTGCGGTCTCCTATGCGATCCGCGCCCTTGAGGAACAGCTCGGCGTGCTTCTGTTCAACCGCGTTCACCGCGCTGTGGAACTCACGGAAGCGGGCGAGAAATTCCATGCCGATGTGTCGCTGGGCCTGTCACGAATCCGCAGGTCGGCGGAAGACATCCGGGCAAAGCGGAGGGAGGGCAATGTGACGCTGGCTGCTTCCACGGCCTTTGCCTCCATGTGGATGCTGCCGCGTTTGACCAGACTGCGGGAGGACCTGCCGGAGATCGACCTCAGGATCCAGACCAGCGTCCGCGATCTCGACCTGGAAGACGAACCCATCCCGCTCGGCGTGCGCGGCGGCGGCGACCCCGCCCACTGGCCGCGCTACCATACGGCACTTCTGGCGCCGGAGGTGATCAGCGCCGTCGCATCCGCCGCCTATGTCGAGGCCAATGGCCTGCCGCAGACGCCGGGCGATCTGCTGCGGCATCCGCTGATCCATCTGGAGGAGCCGGTCAGGCGCGCCTATAGCTGGCAGGAATGGTTCGCCAGCGCCGGCCTTGCCTACCCTGCCCGATCGCGACGACTGACCTTGAACGATTATGTGCTGGTCATCCAGGCGGTGCTTGCCGGCGAAGGCATCGCGCTTGGATGGAACCATCTGATCGAGCAGCAGGTCCGCTCGGGCGCGCTGGTGCCGGTCGGCAACCATGTCCTGAAAACCGATCTCGCCTTCTATGTGGTCTGGCCGCGTTCCCGGGAACTCAATCAGCAGGCCCGGCGGGTCCGGGACTGGCTTCTCGCCCAGGGTAGCGCGCTAGATGGCGACCGATAG
- a CDS encoding trimethylamine methyltransferase family protein, whose amino-acid sequence METVAVEGKEPARRSRPGRPARRDASAKIKGVPYIARNIPTYDILGEESLQKIERVADRILSEIGIEFRDDPASLDLWKSAGATVEGVRVRFAPGMLNELVATAPAQFTQHARNPDRNVEIGGRNVVFAPAYGSPFVMDLDKGRRYGTLEDFRNFIKLAQSSPWLHHSGGTICEPVDVPVNKRHLDMVYSHIKYSDRPFMGSITAEDRAEDSIDMARILFGREFVDSHCVILGNVNVNSPLVWDGTMTKALRAYSRANQAAVIVPFILGGAMGPVTNAGAIAQSYAETLAGCALTQLERKGAPVIFGNFLSSMSLRSGSPTFGTPEPAIGSMVIGQLARRLKLPLRCAGNFSNAKLPDAQAMQEGVMSMLSAVHCGANFILHSAGFLDGLLAMSYEKFVMDADFCGALHSYLAGVVVDDNTLAMDAFLQVGPGSHFLGCDHTMRNYQSAFWDSSLSDNEPFEKWSEEGGSTDMAARANRQWKKTLADYEAPPLDVAIDDALTDYVDRRKTEMADAWY is encoded by the coding sequence ATGGAAACGGTAGCTGTTGAAGGCAAGGAACCGGCAAGGCGCAGCCGCCCGGGACGCCCGGCCCGGCGCGACGCTTCGGCAAAGATCAAGGGCGTGCCCTATATAGCCCGCAACATTCCGACCTATGATATTCTCGGCGAGGAAAGTCTCCAGAAAATCGAGCGCGTCGCGGATCGGATCTTGAGCGAAATCGGCATCGAGTTTCGCGACGATCCGGCATCGCTCGATCTCTGGAAGAGCGCCGGCGCCACGGTGGAGGGCGTGCGCGTGCGCTTCGCGCCCGGTATGCTCAACGAACTGGTCGCGACGGCGCCAGCGCAATTCACGCAACATGCCCGCAATCCCGACCGGAACGTCGAAATCGGCGGCAGAAACGTCGTCTTCGCTCCGGCCTATGGTTCGCCCTTCGTCATGGATCTCGACAAAGGCCGGCGCTACGGCACGCTTGAGGATTTCCGCAATTTCATCAAGCTGGCGCAATCAAGCCCTTGGCTGCATCACTCGGGCGGAACGATCTGCGAGCCGGTCGATGTGCCGGTCAACAAACGCCATCTCGACATGGTTTACAGCCACATCAAATATTCCGATCGCCCCTTCATGGGCTCGATCACGGCAGAGGATCGGGCGGAAGATTCCATCGATATGGCCCGCATCCTGTTCGGCCGCGAATTCGTCGACAGCCACTGCGTCATTCTCGGCAATGTCAACGTCAACTCGCCGCTGGTCTGGGACGGCACGATGACGAAGGCTTTGCGCGCCTATTCGCGAGCCAATCAGGCGGCCGTTATCGTGCCCTTTATTCTGGGCGGCGCCATGGGGCCGGTGACCAACGCCGGCGCGATCGCCCAGTCCTACGCCGAGACCCTGGCTGGCTGTGCTTTGACGCAGCTTGAGCGCAAGGGTGCGCCGGTGATTTTCGGCAATTTCCTGTCTTCCATGTCGCTGCGATCGGGCTCGCCGACCTTTGGCACGCCGGAGCCAGCCATCGGCTCCATGGTCATCGGTCAACTGGCCCGCCGGCTGAAACTGCCCTTGCGTTGCGCCGGGAATTTCTCCAACGCCAAGCTGCCGGATGCGCAGGCCATGCAGGAGGGGGTCATGTCGATGCTGTCGGCGGTCCATTGCGGTGCCAACTTCATCCTGCATTCGGCAGGCTTTCTGGATGGGCTGCTCGCCATGTCCTACGAGAAATTCGTCATGGATGCGGATTTCTGCGGCGCGCTGCATTCCTATCTCGCCGGTGTCGTGGTCGATGACAACACGCTCGCCATGGATGCTTTCCTGCAGGTCGGACCCGGCAGCCATTTTCTCGGCTGCGATCATACGATGCGCAATTACCAATCGGCCTTCTGGGATTCCAGCCTCTCCGACAACGAGCCCTTCGAAAAATGGAGCGAGGAGGGCGGCTCGACCGATATGGCCGCGCGCGCCAACAGACAGTGGAAAAAGACGCTGGCCGACTACGAAGCGCCGCCTCTGGACGTGGCAATCGACGACGCTCTGACGGACTATGTCGATAGGCGCAAGACCGAAATGGCGGATGCTTGGTATTGA
- a CDS encoding NADH:flavin oxidoreductase codes for MTPSKDPLLQPYQLKHLTLKNRIMSTAHEPAYSEDGMPKDRYRLYHVEKAKGGIALTMTAGSAIVSQDSPPAFGNLYAYSDEIVPWLKKIADDCHEHGAAVMIQLTHLGRRTGWNKGDWLPVLSASPVREAAHRAFPKEIEDWDIERIVGDYAAAAQRMQAAGLDGIEIEAYGHLIDGFWSPATNHRDDEYGGSLENRLRFFNLVVDTVRKAVGPDFIVGTRMVADEQWDIGLSRNDGVEIARRIAASGKIDFLNIIRGHIDHDAHLNDVIPIQGMAASPHLDFAGEIRSITKFPVFHAARIADVATARHAVAEGKLDMVGMTRAHIADPHIVRKIMEGRESQIRPCVGATYCLDRIYEGGGALCIHNAATGREAVIPHVISRSTGRRRKAVVVGAGPAGLEAARVLAERGHAVEVLEATGEAGGQVVLAARNPRRREMIGIIDWRLTELERLQVPINYNVFAEPGDILERQPDLVVVATGGIAQNPALESGDDLVVSSWDIIAGAIRPEGPVLLYDDNGAHTGMSAAEMIAAQGVELEIVSPERMFAPEIGGMNHVPYAKAFAEHNVRVTINTRLKSVRREGNGLVAVLGSDYSASSHSERRVAQVVVEHGTMAMADLYFDLKPLSRNLGAVDYKALIRQEHPIGLKNPDGAFDLVRIGDAVASRNIHAGIYDGLRYGLLF; via the coding sequence ATGACCCCTTCCAAAGACCCCCTGCTGCAGCCCTACCAGCTGAAGCATCTGACGCTGAAAAACCGGATCATGTCCACGGCCCATGAACCGGCCTATTCGGAAGACGGCATGCCGAAGGACCGGTATCGGTTGTACCATGTCGAGAAGGCCAAGGGCGGCATTGCCCTGACCATGACGGCGGGCTCGGCCATCGTTTCGCAGGATTCGCCACCCGCTTTCGGCAATCTCTACGCCTATTCCGACGAGATCGTTCCATGGCTGAAGAAGATCGCCGACGACTGTCACGAGCACGGCGCCGCCGTGATGATCCAGCTCACCCATCTCGGGCGCCGCACCGGCTGGAACAAGGGCGACTGGCTGCCCGTTCTGTCGGCATCCCCTGTGCGGGAAGCGGCCCATCGCGCTTTCCCCAAGGAGATCGAGGACTGGGATATCGAGCGGATCGTCGGAGACTATGCCGCAGCTGCGCAGCGCATGCAGGCGGCAGGGCTCGATGGCATCGAGATCGAGGCCTATGGGCACCTCATCGACGGTTTCTGGTCTCCGGCGACCAACCATCGCGACGACGAATATGGCGGCTCCCTTGAAAACCGGCTGCGGTTTTTCAATCTGGTGGTGGATACCGTGCGCAAGGCCGTCGGGCCGGATTTCATCGTCGGCACCCGCATGGTCGCCGACGAACAATGGGATATCGGACTATCCAGGAACGATGGTGTGGAGATCGCCCGCCGCATCGCCGCCTCCGGCAAGATCGACTTTCTCAACATCATCCGCGGCCATATCGATCACGATGCGCATCTGAACGATGTCATCCCCATTCAGGGGATGGCTGCGTCGCCGCATCTGGATTTTGCCGGGGAGATCCGCAGCATCACCAAGTTCCCGGTTTTCCATGCGGCCCGCATCGCCGATGTGGCAACGGCGCGCCATGCCGTCGCGGAAGGCAAGCTGGACATGGTCGGCATGACGCGTGCCCATATTGCCGATCCACATATCGTCCGCAAAATCATGGAGGGTCGTGAAAGCCAGATTCGCCCCTGTGTGGGCGCAACCTATTGTCTCGACCGGATTTATGAGGGCGGCGGTGCGCTGTGCATCCACAATGCCGCGACGGGCCGGGAAGCGGTCATCCCCCATGTGATTTCAAGATCCACCGGGCGGCGGCGTAAGGCCGTGGTCGTCGGCGCCGGTCCGGCCGGGCTGGAGGCGGCCCGCGTGCTTGCCGAGCGCGGTCATGCGGTGGAGGTGCTCGAGGCGACGGGCGAGGCGGGCGGTCAGGTGGTGCTGGCCGCGCGCAATCCGCGCCGCCGCGAAATGATCGGCATTATCGACTGGCGCCTTACGGAACTGGAACGCCTGCAAGTTCCGATCAACTACAATGTCTTTGCAGAACCAGGCGACATCCTTGAACGGCAGCCGGATCTCGTGGTCGTCGCAACCGGGGGCATCGCTCAAAATCCCGCGCTGGAATCGGGCGACGATCTGGTGGTGTCGAGCTGGGACATCATTGCCGGCGCGATCAGGCCCGAAGGCCCTGTTCTACTCTACGATGACAATGGTGCGCATACCGGCATGAGTGCTGCCGAGATGATAGCCGCGCAGGGCGTCGAGCTGGAAATCGTTTCTCCCGAGCGCATGTTCGCGCCGGAGATCGGCGGCATGAATCACGTTCCCTATGCCAAGGCCTTTGCCGAGCACAATGTGCGTGTCACGATCAACACGCGGCTGAAATCCGTCCGGCGCGAGGGCAATGGGCTGGTCGCGGTTCTGGGTTCGGATTATTCGGCATCGTCACACAGTGAGCGTCGCGTCGCCCAGGTGGTGGTAGAGCATGGCACGATGGCCATGGCGGACTTGTATTTCGATCTCAAACCCCTGTCGCGAAACCTGGGCGCGGTCGATTACAAGGCCCTGATCCGCCAGGAGCACCCGATCGGTCTAAAGAATCCTGACGGCGCATTCGATCTGGTTCGCATCGGCGATGCGGTCGCAAGCCGCAATATTCATGCCGGGATCTATGACGGCTTACGTTACGGGCTGTTGTTCTAA
- a CDS encoding PRC-barrel domain-containing protein, producing the protein MTKKLVASVAASALFAGVTVFAPMSFAQETTQPAAQPQAIETPMAAETPADASKPVDQAAQATPAAGSGYLTEQAADQLSANTYIGQPVYNAADESIGEINDVLFTKDGSVEAAVVGVGGFLGIGEKNVAVPLDTITVSEVPDSDDLKLTTQETADTLKAAPEFKTKAQQVAETNANTPVDGSTTSSTTPATDMKPAEQPATQQ; encoded by the coding sequence ATGACCAAGAAACTCGTAGCATCCGTCGCCGCCAGCGCACTCTTTGCCGGTGTAACGGTCTTCGCCCCCATGAGCTTCGCGCAGGAAACCACACAGCCGGCTGCACAGCCGCAGGCGATCGAAACGCCAATGGCGGCAGAAACCCCGGCAGATGCCAGTAAGCCGGTCGATCAGGCCGCACAGGCAACCCCTGCAGCCGGCTCCGGCTATCTGACCGAACAGGCTGCCGATCAGCTTTCGGCAAACACCTATATTGGCCAGCCGGTCTATAACGCCGCCGATGAAAGCATCGGGGAAATTAATGACGTGCTTTTCACCAAGGACGGCTCCGTCGAGGCTGCTGTTGTCGGCGTCGGTGGCTTCCTGGGAATCGGCGAGAAGAACGTCGCGGTTCCGCTCGACACGATTACGGTCAGCGAAGTGCCGGACTCGGACGACCTGAAGCTCACGACGCAGGAGACCGCTGATACGCTGAAGGCCGCCCCTGAGTTCAAGACAAAGGCTCAGCAGGTCGCGGAAACCAATGCCAACACGCCGGTCGATGGCTCGACCACGTCATCCACGACGCCGGCAACCGATATGAAGCCCGCCGAACAGCCTGCTACACAGCAGTAA
- a CDS encoding SMP-30/gluconolactonase/LRE family protein, with translation MTDTIAFNGRTLCATPLELGEGPTFDAATGTAWWFNIIGRELHELHLESGRKTVHPLPFMGSVLAVIDGGRQLIASDQGLFIRETATGTLSAYASIEDKPGNRSNDGRTHPSGSLWIGTMGRSAEAKSGAIYHVARGTVTRIFADMTIPNSICFSPDGATGYFVDTDLNHIMRVPLDAATGLPNGEAVLFADESGSPGGVDGSVCDAEGLIWNARWGEGAIDVYQPDGVKIHRFAVPATQSSCPAFIGPAADRLLVTTAFQGMDGAARKADPNAGQTFELGIAVKGRFDAAYLL, from the coding sequence ATGACCGACACGATAGCCTTCAATGGCAGGACGCTCTGTGCAACCCCTCTTGAACTTGGCGAAGGCCCGACCTTCGATGCAGCGACAGGCACGGCCTGGTGGTTCAACATTATCGGGCGCGAGCTTCACGAACTGCATCTGGAGAGCGGCCGCAAGACCGTTCATCCGCTTCCCTTTATGGGCAGCGTTCTTGCCGTGATCGATGGCGGCCGGCAACTCATTGCCTCCGATCAGGGTCTGTTCATCCGCGAGACCGCGACCGGGACGCTGAGCGCCTATGCCAGCATCGAGGACAAACCCGGGAACCGTTCGAACGACGGACGGACGCATCCCTCCGGCAGCCTGTGGATCGGCACCATGGGGCGCTCGGCGGAAGCGAAGTCCGGCGCGATCTATCATGTGGCACGGGGAACGGTGACCCGGATTTTCGCCGATATGACCATTCCCAACAGCATCTGCTTCTCGCCCGATGGGGCAACCGGCTATTTCGTCGATACCGATCTCAACCACATCATGCGGGTGCCGCTCGATGCGGCGACGGGCTTGCCCAACGGTGAAGCCGTGCTGTTTGCGGACGAAAGCGGCTCACCCGGCGGCGTGGACGGCTCGGTCTGCGACGCGGAGGGCCTGATCTGGAATGCCCGCTGGGGTGAAGGCGCCATCGATGTCTACCAGCCGGACGGTGTCAAAATTCATCGTTTTGCGGTTCCGGCGACACAATCGAGCTGCCCCGCCTTCATCGGCCCAGCAGCTGACAGGCTGCTCGTCACCACAGCGTTTCAGGGAATGGATGGGGCGGCTAGAAAGGCGGACCCGAATGCCGGGCAGACCTTCGAACTGGGCATTGCCGTGAAAGGGCGCTTCGACGCCGCTTATCTCCTTTGA
- a CDS encoding 2-dehydro-3-deoxy-6-phosphogalactonate aldolase, whose protein sequence is MMRIPFPTMKYPLIAILRGLKPEETQAVVGTLIEAGFTAIEIPLNSPDPFRSIETAVKMAPDGCLIGAGTVLTTAQVEQLDSVGGKLMVSPNVDPEVISLAAAKGMVTMPGVLTPTEALLAAKAGATGLKFFPASVLGPSGISAIRAILPPDLEIAAVGGVSDTNFGDYAKIGIRSFGLGSSLYKAGMDAAEVGKRARITISAYDAVYGA, encoded by the coding sequence ATCATGCGCATCCCCTTCCCGACAATGAAATACCCGCTGATTGCCATCCTGCGCGGGCTGAAGCCCGAAGAGACGCAAGCCGTCGTCGGCACCCTGATCGAGGCCGGCTTCACGGCCATCGAAATCCCGCTGAACTCTCCCGATCCGTTCCGCTCGATCGAGACCGCGGTAAAGATGGCGCCGGACGGATGCCTGATTGGCGCCGGCACCGTGCTGACCACCGCCCAGGTCGAACAACTCGACAGCGTCGGCGGCAAGCTGATGGTTAGCCCGAACGTCGATCCGGAGGTGATTTCGCTTGCGGCCGCCAAGGGAATGGTGACGATGCCGGGCGTGCTGACGCCGACCGAGGCGCTTCTGGCAGCCAAAGCAGGAGCGACCGGGCTGAAGTTCTTTCCCGCCAGCGTGCTTGGCCCTTCCGGCATTTCGGCGATCCGCGCCATTCTTCCGCCGGACCTGGAGATCGCAGCCGTCGGCGGCGTGTCCGACACGAATTTCGGCGATTATGCCAAGATCGGCATCAGAAGCTTCGGCCTGGGTTCCAGCCTGTACAAGGCGGGCATGGATGCCGCCGAGGTGGGCAAGCGCGCGCGGATCACGATTTCCGCCTATGACGCCGTCTACGGAGCCTGA
- a CDS encoding 2-dehydro-3-deoxygalactonokinase, whose translation MTAASYAAVDWGTSSFRLWIIGESGKVLAERRSAEGMIAAGKTGFSTVLEAHLAAISAPSHLPVIICGMAGAKQGWAEAGYLDTPAPLAGIVKAAIPVKDDHRDIRILPGLAQRNEAAPDVMRGEETQLLGAMAELGGGSHLVCMPGTHSKWVRITDGTVEGFSTFMTGELFDVIAKHSILSHAVAEGGHFDSTDAAFLEAVAQAAKHPALATNLLFTVRSGQLLHGLSAKAAKAKLSGTMLGLEIAGALAAARPTGDSVSVIVSGGLTELYRDALSALDLNPAIIDADDAVRHGLAAAANAIWPA comes from the coding sequence ATGACGGCAGCATCCTATGCGGCGGTGGACTGGGGAACATCGAGCTTTCGGCTCTGGATCATCGGCGAGAGCGGCAAGGTTCTGGCCGAGCGTCGTAGCGCCGAGGGAATGATTGCAGCTGGCAAAACCGGTTTTTCGACGGTGCTGGAGGCGCATCTGGCGGCCATTTCCGCGCCATCGCACCTGCCTGTCATCATCTGCGGCATGGCCGGTGCGAAACAGGGATGGGCGGAGGCCGGATATCTCGACACGCCGGCACCGCTCGCCGGCATCGTCAAGGCTGCCATCCCGGTCAAGGACGACCACCGCGATATCCGCATACTCCCCGGCCTTGCCCAACGGAACGAGGCCGCGCCCGACGTCATGCGCGGCGAGGAAACCCAATTGCTGGGCGCCATGGCAGAGCTCGGCGGCGGCAGCCATCTGGTTTGCATGCCGGGCACGCACAGCAAATGGGTGCGTATCACCGATGGCACCGTCGAAGGCTTCTCGACCTTCATGACGGGAGAGCTTTTCGACGTCATCGCCAAGCACTCCATCCTCAGTCACGCGGTCGCCGAAGGCGGACACTTCGACAGCACCGATGCCGCATTTCTGGAGGCTGTTGCGCAGGCGGCAAAACATCCGGCGCTGGCCACAAATCTTTTGTTTACCGTGCGCAGCGGCCAATTGCTGCACGGCTTGTCGGCCAAGGCCGCCAAAGCCAAACTTTCCGGCACCATGCTCGGCCTTGAGATCGCCGGCGCGCTGGCAGCCGCCAGACCCACCGGAGACAGCGTGAGCGTGATCGTGTCCGGTGGGCTTACCGAACTCTATCGGGACGCATTGTCCGCTCTCGACCTCAACCCCGCCATCATCGATGCCGACGATGCGGTTCGCCACGGACTTGCCGCCGCCGCAAATGCCATCTGGCCCGCCTGA